A region of Solea solea chromosome 7, fSolSol10.1, whole genome shotgun sequence DNA encodes the following proteins:
- the cwf19l2 gene encoding CWF19-like protein 2, translated as MASYGVNFESTSGIDEKKHNKRQARQDVLEKAKQQYEREERKKELKRQRGEDTWMLPEVNERLQHIVEDEKGKKRKEKKSKKKKEKKKKAKKEKKTTVEAEDGSSDSSEDSREEWVEVQPQTKAAKPWQVSNESKPSESNLSPAQTVQRDEWMTFDFLAMKTTSTADKRAEKERQKEEERAKAQAIEQAGLHKLELNPYWKNGGTGLPPEEKASTAVNKGPVVNDGGLGWLRKSYQRMKEQAERQQRSLNDVVAERYGSMEEFQQKLDEAEEAVYGRGIGRRGGRGEEDGQSRSTWRRGENETRERWRKKEGDVEDGGRWRRNERERDLSPQDRERYPAGRRREGARDRDGYQGGGEERGLHENRYKEKDGDRHRDRDREREGRDRDREREGRDRERDRRDRESEGRDGERDREDEEINRKRDKPSISSSSLSPPSSWSQRSLTLGSLKGRFLKPLEDDDHGEERCPPVRHASGFLKPTSDDDEDSGPPDTGAAARKRSSKPAHESEHFEKPHQEKDPGKSVNAPQDGTRGDAADVTTPSSESESEEEEAPLLSEEEMNRLASEMLKAELRGKTAVVEKLKSQLDAARRAKENQAAQKKKVEADKSNQVPGQSTEDQELLLFRTDHSGRAWPVKAPSRTHEPHGGRRKKKQIETHADGERVRYFQDDDNVGLQEMVRREKMSSAQDQNALYSRMASKMMGKTDGDNYTLDDMFVSSAAQREGEGMEEERMRNRAIGESRRLASSLEKCHYCFTSQELQKHLIVAIGSKVYLSLPAGVSMTEGHCLICPLQHHCSATGLDEDVWSEMQLFRRTLVRMFESQELDCVFMETHMNPRRRQHMVLECVPLPRELGDMAPIYFKKAIMECDEEWAMNKKVVDLSTKDVRHSVPRGLPYFAVDFGLQGGFAHVIENEQKFPHYFGKEVVGGMMDLEPRRWRKLIRENFDDQRKKVLQFAQWWKPFDCTKTGG; from the exons ATGGCGTCGTACGGAGTGAATTTCGAAAGTACGAGCGGTATCgacgaaaaaaaacacaataaacgaCAGGCCCGACAAGATGTGCTGGAAAAG GCCAAGCAGCAGtatgagagagaagagaggaaaaaagagctgaAGAGGCAGAGAGGGGAGGACACTTGGATGCTCCCTGAGGTCAACGAGAGGCTACAACATATAGTGGAA GACGAGAAGGgcaaaaagaggaaagagaagaaatccaaaaagaaaaaggagaagaagaagaaggccaagaaggagaagaagacgaCGGTGGAGGCAGAAGATGGCTCGAGTGACAGCTCAGAG gaCTCTAGGGAGGAGTGGGTTGAGGTTCAGCCTCAGACAAAAGCTGCTAAACCATGGCAGGTTTCCAATGAGTCCAAGCCTTCAGAGAGCAACCTCAGCCCAGCTCAGACTGTTCAG AGGGATGAATGGATGACCTTTGACTTCCTGGCTATGAAGACCACTTCCACAGCTGATAAGAGGGCAGAGAAAGAACgacagaaagaagaggagagggcaaAAGCTCAGGCCATTGAACAG GCTGGTTTACACAAATTGGAACTAAACCCATACTGGAAGAATGGAGGAACTGGTCTGCCCCCAGAGGAGAAGGCTAGTACTGCAGTAAACAAAG GTCCTGTAGTTAATGATGGAGGCCTGGGCTGGTTGAGGAAGAGCTACCAGAGGATGAAGGAGCAGGCAGAGAGGCAGCAGCGTAGCCTCAATGATGTGGTGGCTGAGAGATATGGA TCAATGGAAGAATTTCAGCAGAAACTTGATGAAGCTGAGGAAGCTGTGTATGGAAGGGGGataggaagaagaggaggaagaggagaggaagatggCCAATCAAGAAGCACttggagaagaggagaaaatgagaccagagagagatggaggaaaaaagagggaGATGTGGAAGACGGAGGCCGGTGGAGAAGAAATGAAAGGGAAAGAGACTTGTCACCTCAAGATAGAGAGCGATACCCTGCAGGAAGACgcagggagggagcgagggacAGGGACGGATATCAagggggaggagaagagagaggtcTACATGAAAACAGGTATAAAGAGAAGGACGGGGACAGACACAGGGATAGGGACCGGGAAAGGGAGGGAAGAGATAGAGACAGGGAAAGGGAGGGAAGAGACAGGGAACGGGACCGAAGAGACAGGGAAAGCGAGGGGAGAGATGGGGAGAGGGACAGAGAAGATGAGGAAATTAATAGAAAACGAGACAAACCCAGCATATCATCATCGTCATTGTCGCCGCCGTCGTCTTGGAGTCAGCGTTCCCTCACTCTTGGTTCACTTAAAGGTCGCTTCTTGAAACCCTTGGAAGATGATGACCATGGTGAAG AGCGTTGTCCTCCAGTTCGGCACGCCTCAGGATTCCTGAAACCCacgtctgatgatgatgaagactcTGGTCCACCTGACACTGGTGCTGCAGCCAGGAAGAGGAGCAGCAAACCAGCCCATGAATCTGAGCACTTTGAAAAACCTCATCAGGAGAAAGATCCTGGGAAATCTGTAAATGCTCCTCAAGATGGCACACGTGGTGACGCAGCTGATGTGACAACACCAAG TAGTGAGAGtgaaagtgaggaagaggaggctccTTTGCTTTCAGAAGAAGAGATGAACAGACTGGCAAGCGAGATGCTGAAAGCAGAGCTCAGGGGCAAAACG gctgtgGTTGAGAAACTAAAGTCACAGCTGGATGCAGCACGGAGAGCCAAAGAAAATCAAGCTGCCCAGAAGAAGAAAGTTGAAGCGGATAAATCAAACCAG GTACCAGGTCAATCCACAGAAGACCAGGAGCTTCTGCTGTTTAGAACAGATCACTCCGGTCGCGCCTGGCCAGTCAAGGCCCCCTCTAGAACACATGAACCCCACGGAGGACGACggaaaaagaaacaa attGAAACCCATGCCGATGGAGAACGCGTGCGCTATTTCCAGGATGATGACAATGTTGGTCTGCAGGAGATGGTGCGAAGGGAGAAGATGAGCTCTGCTCAAGATCAGAATGCCCTCTACTCTCGCATGGCTTCCAAG ATGATGGGGAAGACAGACGGCGACAACTACACACtggatgacatgtttgtgtcaaGTGCAGCACAGCGGGAGGGTGaggggatggaggaggagaggatgaggaacCGAGCCATCGGAGAGAGTAGGAGGCTGGCTTCCTCTCTGGAGAAATGTCATTACTGCTTCACCAGTCAAGAGCTTCAGAAGCACCTCATAGTGGCAATAGGAAGCAAG GTGTACCTGAGCCTTCCTGCAGGAGTGTCAATGACAGAGGGACACTGTCTCATCTGTCCTCTCCAGCATCACTGCTCTGCCACCGGACTGGATGAGGATGTTTGGTCAGAAATGCAG CTATTCCGGCGTACTTTGGTCCGCATGTTTGAGTCCCAGGAGCTGGACTGTGTGTTCATGGAAACACACATGAACCCACGCAGAAGACAACACATGGTCCTAGAGTGTGTCCCGCTGCCCCGGGAGTTGGGTGATATGGCTCCTATATACTTTAAG AAAGCTATTATGGAGTGTGATGAGGAATGGGCCATGAACAAGAAGGTTGTTGACCTCTCTACGAAAGACGTCCGACATTCT GTTCCTCGCGGTCTGCCCTACTTTGCTGTAGACTTTGGACTCCAGGGAGGGTTCGCTCATGTCATTGAAAATGAGCAAAAGTTCCCCCATTACTTTggcaag GAAGTGGTTGGTGGCATGATGGATCTGGAGCCACGGCGCTGGAGGAAGTTGATCAGAGAGAATTTTGACGACCAGAGGAAAAAGGTGTTGCAGTTTGCACAGTGGTGGAAACCGTTTGACTGTACCAAGACTGGAGGCTAA
- the alkbh8 gene encoding alkylated DNA repair protein alkB homolog 8 isoform X2 — protein MDACVESNVSAVRKSKEDKKLLRKQIKASHTLLKHEGISTTPQPTKSLVVANGGLGNGVSREELSAVLNEMGEVETLIMPPHKPYTFVTYRSEESARKALVHLNGQKLQCGENSVTLYLSYVSSVPCEEQKSASLPQGLVLVEDFVSPEEEALLLTAVDWSSTDGDVSGLPEECLPVLERCLRNRHINTVPDQLTVNQYESGQGIPPHVDTHSAFEDTILSLSLGAKTVMEFRHPDGRLVPVVLPRRSLLVMKGESRYLWTHGITPRKFDMVPACDPQSPAHTASDVGMNSSLTLSKRGTRTSFTFRKIRHEPCHCAFPSACDSQRALSAPSPPSRPCCHADATRLEEEYVHRVYDAIASHFSSTRHSPWPRVCHFLSSLPPGSVLADVGCGNGKYLGVNPEVTAIGCDRSSALVQICAERGFQAFVSDALGVPLRTASCDACISIAVIHHFSTQERRLAAVRELVRLLKPGGQALIYVWAFEQEYKKQRSKYLKEQNKEHPDEHLGSINDGQNPHVHGMQDVNKVTDGKLSVHTNRTAFNTQDLLVPWHLKEGKRRGADESRESGKENLKKEKPTKTSDNSGLPSSLSSKTGLDCDRALSPGFGSNTSSDTTHSPESKPSDNTSHTSSSPLRPESEGSPKPVFHRYYHVFQKEELEQLCGQIAGVTVQSSYHDQGNWCIILEKDR, from the exons ATGGATGCCTGTGTGGAAAGTAACGTGAGCGCCGTCAGAAAGAGTAAAGAGGACAAGAAACTTCTCCGAAAGCAAATTAAAGCCAGTCACACTTTACTGAAACATGAAGGCATCAGCACGACACCGCAGCCAACCAAG AGTTTGGTGGTGGCTAATGGTGGCCTGGGAAATGGTGTTAGTCGAGAGGAGCTTTCCGCAGTTCTTAACGAAATGGGCGAGGTGGAGACGCTGATAATGCCTCCTCACAAACCTTACACATTTGTCACATACAG ATCTGAAGAGAGTGCTCGAAAAGCCCTTGTCCACCTTAATGGACAGAAGCTTCAATGTGGAGAGAACAGTGTGACACTTTATCTCAGTTATGTCAGCTCAG tACCCTGTGAGGAACAGAAGTCTGCTTCTCTGCCTCAAGGATTAGTTTTAGTAGAAGATTTTGTGTCTCCAGAAGAAGAAGCCCTGTTGCTCACTGCTGTAGACTGGTCGTCCACTGATGGTGATGTTAGTG GTCTTCCTGAGGAGTGTCTCCCTGTTCTGGAGCGGTGTTTGAGGAACAGACACATCAACACTGTGCCAGACCAACTGACTGTCAACCAGTATGAGTCTGGACAGG GTATCCCTCCTCATGTGGACACTCACTCTGCCTTTGAGGACACCATTCTGTCACTGAGCCTCGGTGCAAAG aCGGTGATGGAATTCCGTCACCCTGATGGTCGTCTTGTTCCGGTTGTGTTGCCAAGACGGAGTCTCCTGGTGATGAAGGGAGAGAGCAGATACCTCTGGACCCACGG gattacTCCTCGGAAGTTTGATATGGTGCCAGCCTGCGACCCACAATCCCCTGCTCACACAGCATCTGATGTTGGGATGAACAGCAGTCTTACCTTGAGCAAGAGGGGCACCCGCACTTCTTTCACCTTCCGCAAGATCAGACACGAACCCTGTCACTGTG CCTTTCCTTCAGCCTGTGACAGTCAAAGAGCTCTCTCAGCACCATCTCCCCCCTCACGTCCCTGTTGCCATGCCGATGCAACTCGTCTGGAGGAGGAGTATGTGCACCGGGTGTACGATGCCATTGCCTCCCACTTCAGCAGCACTCGCCACTCCCCCTGGCCTCGTGTTTGCCATTTTCTGTCCTCGCTCCCACCTGGCAGTGTGCTAGCCGATGTGGGCTGTGGAAATGGCAAATACTTGGGTGTAAACCCGGAGGTGACAGCT ATCGGCTGTGACCGAAGCAGTGCCCTTGTTCAAATCTGCGCGGAGCGCGGTTTCCAAGCATTTGTATCTGATGCTCTCGGTGTACCTCTGCGAACTGCGTCCTGTGATGCCTGTATTTCCATAGCTGTCATACACCATTTCTCCACACAG GAGCGTCGGCTGGCAGCAGTGAGGGAGCTGGTGAGACTGTTGAAGCCTGGAGGTCAAGCGCTCATTTATGTTTGGGCTTTTGAACAAGAGTACAAGAAACAAAGGTCCAAATACCTGAAGGAACAGAACAAAGAGCATCCTGATGAACACCTCGGCTCCATCAACGATGGACAAAATCCTCATGTTCATGGCATGCAAGATGTTAACAAAGTAACTGATGGCAAACTTAGTGTGCACACCAACCGCACAGCCTTCAACACCCAGGATCTGTTGGTGCCCTGGCATCTAAAAGAAGGGAAAAGGCGAGGCGCAGATGAATCACGAGAGAGTGGAAAAGAGAATTTAAAGAAAGAGAAGCCCACAAAGACTTCAGATAACTCTGGTTTACCCTCTAGTTTGAGTTCCAAGACCGGATTAGACTGTGACCGTGCGCTCAGCCCAGGTTTTGGCTCCAACACGTCCAGTGATACCACTCACAGTCCAGAATCTAAACCCAGTGataacacatcacacacatccAGTTCTCCTCTTAGACCAGAATCTGAGGGCAGCCCAAAGCCAGTCTTTCACCGCTATTACCATGTGTTCCagaaggaggagctggagcagctgTGCGGTCAGATTGCTGGAGTCACAGTACAGAGTAGTTATCACGATCAGGGAAACTGGTGCATTATATTAGAGAAAGACAGATGA
- the alkbh8 gene encoding alkylated DNA repair protein alkB homolog 8 isoform X1 has translation MDACVESNVSAVRKSKEDKKLLRKQIKASHTLLKHEGISTTPQPTKSLVVANGGLGNGVSREELSAVLNEMGEVETLIMPPHKPYTFVTYRSEESARKALVHLNGQKLQCGENSVTLYLSYVSSVPCEEQKSASLPQGLVLVEDFVSPEEEALLLTAVDWSSTDGDVSAQKALKHRRVKHYGFEFRYDNNNVDKDKPLPTGLPEECLPVLERCLRNRHINTVPDQLTVNQYESGQGIPPHVDTHSAFEDTILSLSLGAKTVMEFRHPDGRLVPVVLPRRSLLVMKGESRYLWTHGITPRKFDMVPACDPQSPAHTASDVGMNSSLTLSKRGTRTSFTFRKIRHEPCHCAFPSACDSQRALSAPSPPSRPCCHADATRLEEEYVHRVYDAIASHFSSTRHSPWPRVCHFLSSLPPGSVLADVGCGNGKYLGVNPEVTAIGCDRSSALVQICAERGFQAFVSDALGVPLRTASCDACISIAVIHHFSTQERRLAAVRELVRLLKPGGQALIYVWAFEQEYKKQRSKYLKEQNKEHPDEHLGSINDGQNPHVHGMQDVNKVTDGKLSVHTNRTAFNTQDLLVPWHLKEGKRRGADESRESGKENLKKEKPTKTSDNSGLPSSLSSKTGLDCDRALSPGFGSNTSSDTTHSPESKPSDNTSHTSSSPLRPESEGSPKPVFHRYYHVFQKEELEQLCGQIAGVTVQSSYHDQGNWCIILEKDR, from the exons ATGGATGCCTGTGTGGAAAGTAACGTGAGCGCCGTCAGAAAGAGTAAAGAGGACAAGAAACTTCTCCGAAAGCAAATTAAAGCCAGTCACACTTTACTGAAACATGAAGGCATCAGCACGACACCGCAGCCAACCAAG AGTTTGGTGGTGGCTAATGGTGGCCTGGGAAATGGTGTTAGTCGAGAGGAGCTTTCCGCAGTTCTTAACGAAATGGGCGAGGTGGAGACGCTGATAATGCCTCCTCACAAACCTTACACATTTGTCACATACAG ATCTGAAGAGAGTGCTCGAAAAGCCCTTGTCCACCTTAATGGACAGAAGCTTCAATGTGGAGAGAACAGTGTGACACTTTATCTCAGTTATGTCAGCTCAG tACCCTGTGAGGAACAGAAGTCTGCTTCTCTGCCTCAAGGATTAGTTTTAGTAGAAGATTTTGTGTCTCCAGAAGAAGAAGCCCTGTTGCTCACTGCTGTAGACTGGTCGTCCACTGATGGTGATGTTAGTG CTCAAAAGGCCCTGAAGCACAGAAGAGTCAAACATTATGGCTTTGAATTCCGCTATGACAACAACAATGTGGATAAGGATAAGCCTTTACCTACAG GTCTTCCTGAGGAGTGTCTCCCTGTTCTGGAGCGGTGTTTGAGGAACAGACACATCAACACTGTGCCAGACCAACTGACTGTCAACCAGTATGAGTCTGGACAGG GTATCCCTCCTCATGTGGACACTCACTCTGCCTTTGAGGACACCATTCTGTCACTGAGCCTCGGTGCAAAG aCGGTGATGGAATTCCGTCACCCTGATGGTCGTCTTGTTCCGGTTGTGTTGCCAAGACGGAGTCTCCTGGTGATGAAGGGAGAGAGCAGATACCTCTGGACCCACGG gattacTCCTCGGAAGTTTGATATGGTGCCAGCCTGCGACCCACAATCCCCTGCTCACACAGCATCTGATGTTGGGATGAACAGCAGTCTTACCTTGAGCAAGAGGGGCACCCGCACTTCTTTCACCTTCCGCAAGATCAGACACGAACCCTGTCACTGTG CCTTTCCTTCAGCCTGTGACAGTCAAAGAGCTCTCTCAGCACCATCTCCCCCCTCACGTCCCTGTTGCCATGCCGATGCAACTCGTCTGGAGGAGGAGTATGTGCACCGGGTGTACGATGCCATTGCCTCCCACTTCAGCAGCACTCGCCACTCCCCCTGGCCTCGTGTTTGCCATTTTCTGTCCTCGCTCCCACCTGGCAGTGTGCTAGCCGATGTGGGCTGTGGAAATGGCAAATACTTGGGTGTAAACCCGGAGGTGACAGCT ATCGGCTGTGACCGAAGCAGTGCCCTTGTTCAAATCTGCGCGGAGCGCGGTTTCCAAGCATTTGTATCTGATGCTCTCGGTGTACCTCTGCGAACTGCGTCCTGTGATGCCTGTATTTCCATAGCTGTCATACACCATTTCTCCACACAG GAGCGTCGGCTGGCAGCAGTGAGGGAGCTGGTGAGACTGTTGAAGCCTGGAGGTCAAGCGCTCATTTATGTTTGGGCTTTTGAACAAGAGTACAAGAAACAAAGGTCCAAATACCTGAAGGAACAGAACAAAGAGCATCCTGATGAACACCTCGGCTCCATCAACGATGGACAAAATCCTCATGTTCATGGCATGCAAGATGTTAACAAAGTAACTGATGGCAAACTTAGTGTGCACACCAACCGCACAGCCTTCAACACCCAGGATCTGTTGGTGCCCTGGCATCTAAAAGAAGGGAAAAGGCGAGGCGCAGATGAATCACGAGAGAGTGGAAAAGAGAATTTAAAGAAAGAGAAGCCCACAAAGACTTCAGATAACTCTGGTTTACCCTCTAGTTTGAGTTCCAAGACCGGATTAGACTGTGACCGTGCGCTCAGCCCAGGTTTTGGCTCCAACACGTCCAGTGATACCACTCACAGTCCAGAATCTAAACCCAGTGataacacatcacacacatccAGTTCTCCTCTTAGACCAGAATCTGAGGGCAGCCCAAAGCCAGTCTTTCACCGCTATTACCATGTGTTCCagaaggaggagctggagcagctgTGCGGTCAGATTGCTGGAGTCACAGTACAGAGTAGTTATCACGATCAGGGAAACTGGTGCATTATATTAGAGAAAGACAGATGA